The segment AGGTTTGCATGCAAAACCTTGGGATCGGTCACGGGGTTAGCGCTATTCATCAACATTTACTACCTGGAAATACTTAAAAAGTGGGGGACGATCAGCGAGTCGATCACTTAAAACAAGCGAAAAATGGTTACCGCACAAGTCAACTCAACCCAGCAGCGAATTCCCGCGAACCGGAACCACGACGGTGATCGCCTTGACCTGAACATCTTCGCGCCAGACGCTGCCCGGAACGGGCATGCCAAGACGGCGAGCGGCAAAAATCCCGGGCAGATTCACACCCGCTTCACGGGTATAGCCAATGCCACCGGAGTAACGCAGATTGATCTCCAGCAAGTGCGGCTGGCCTGCGGCATCATCGCGGGTTTGCACATTGACGATGCCGTCGCACTTGAAGTGCCGCGCCGCCTTGATCGCCAGCCCGACCGCTGCACCCTCGCGCTCGAACGTCTGCATCAGGCCCTGTTTGCGTCGTGCGACATGGGCCACGACCTCGCCAGCTTCGCACACCATGTCCACCGAACACTCGCTGCCGGGCATGTAGGGCATGACCAGCAACGGCTTGGGGGCAGCTGATTGGCCGTAGGCCTGGGCAAATACCTGGGCGTTGACTTCATGGGCATCGGCGTTGGCAAAGCTGCGAAACGGATCCACGTCATCGGCCAGGCGCCAAAAGCCCTGACCGTAAATGCCGCGAGTCGGTTTTACACACACCTGACCGTCACGGGCGAGTTGGGCATAGGCCTCTTGCAACTCGGCGCGGGTGCTCACGGTAATCGCCGGGATACACGCCAACCCTGCTGCCAGGGCCTCGCGAGTGAACGCAGACTTGTCGTCCACCCGTTCAAAGGTGTCCAGATCCAGAGCCCCGGTCACCAATTGCAGTCCGGCAGACTCGAACGCGGCCCGGTGAGCCTCATAAACCTGCCCGATACGCCCGGCCAGCACGACCTTGATCTGATGGGCCCGTGCCTGTTCGATCACCCAGTCGATGCGCTCTTGATTGTCCTGCGGCTCGCTCCAGGCGACATCCGCCAACCCGGTAATTTCAGGGCGATTTTGTCGGTGCGAGGCATAAATCCGCACGTCATCGGGCAGCGCCGCCCGGGCACCTGCAATCACGTCGCGCTGGCTGGACTGCCCTTCAAGAAACCAGATCATGAACATCCCTTGGTACGGATAAACGCGGGAGTCTAGCGCAAGGGTGTAACCGACGCCCTCAGTCATTATGGGGAGCCCGTGTAACCAAATATGAAAATTATTAACCAACTAGTTCATAATGTGCGGCATCGTGTCGCGCCCTGTTCGCCGGCACTTCATTCGAAGGAGCTTCTGTAGATGTTTTTCTCTTCCCGCGCCCTGCTGAACACCAGCTTGTGCAGCGGCTTGTCATTGCTGGCCCTGACGCCTGCCTGCGTACTGGCCGACACCACCGACAACCTGATGAACCGTTCGACCCTGACCGGCGACTGGGGCGGCGAGCGCCAGAAGTTGATGGATAAAGGCGTCAAACTGACCGGTGACTACAACTCCGAAACCTTTTCCAACCTGCATGGCGGGATCAAGCACGGCACCCGTTATTCGCAGCAAGTGCGTATCGGCGCCCAGTTCGACCTGAGCAAGCTGCTCGGCACCGCCGATGCTGGCCTGGTGCAAATCACCGTCAATGATCGTCGCGGCCACAGCGCCTCTGAAGATCTGGTAGGCAACCGCCTGCCGATCCAGGAAAACGCTGGCGGCAACTACACCCGTCTGTCTGAGTTCAGCTACCAGCGCACCCTGTTTTCCGAAGACCTGACCACCAAGCTGGGCTTCATGCCGATGGGCAATGATTTTGGCGGCATGCCGTTGCTGACCAGCTTCGTCAACGCCGGTTTTTGCGCACACCCGCTGACCCAGTCCAACGGCAGTGGCTGGACCAACTACCCGACCGGTCACTGGGGTGGCGAATTGCGCTACACCGTAAGCCCGGCACTGACCCTGCAAACCGCTGTCTTCCAGGTCAACCCCGAGTACAACAGCCGCTCCTCGGAAGCCTTCAGCATGACCACCAAAGGCACGACGGGGGCGATCATGCCGCTGGAGGCGATTTTCACCCACGACGCCTGGCTCAATGGCCAATACAAAGTGGGCTGGTACTACGACACCTCCAACACCCGCAAAATTGGCAGCACGCAAAAAGCCAACAACCGTACCGGTGCTTACGTGCTGGTCGACCAGGCCATCTGGCGTGACGAGCAAGACCCCGAAAGCGTGTTGCGCGCCTTTGGCCAGGCGGCCCGCAGCAATGCCGCGACCTCGCCGATGAGCCACTGGTACTCGGTGGGTCTGGTCAAGCAAAAGCCATTTGCCAGCCGTCCTAAAGACAGCATCGCCTTCGCCTATGGTCGCGCCGTGTTCAACTCGCGCTCACGGGATGTACAAGAAGCGGCTGCCAGCAGCCCTGAGCAAGCCGACATGATTGCCAGCCTGGACAGCGGCGAGCAGTTGCTTGAACTGAACTATGGCGCACAAGTCACGCCGTGGCTGCTGTTGCGTCCCGACCTGCAGTACATCATCGAACCCGGTGCGTTCTATGGCGCCAGCCGCAGCAATGCCCTGGTCGCGGGATTGCAGGTCAAAGCGACGTTCTGACGGCTTGGGTTTATTGTGGGAGCGGGCTTGCTCGCGATGCTATCACGGCGGTTTTGCAGTCAGACCGCGGCGATACCATCGCGAGCAAGCCCGCTCCCACAGGGATGTGTGGTTGGCCTGCCAGCTTTCACAATTTGTTAAGAACTCCCCTCCTATACTCCAGCGCAGTATTCCATTCGATGACTGCCTGGTAGCCCAATGCGCCTGACTCGCCCCGCTCTACTGTTATTACTGCTCGGTTGCGTGCTGTTCTTCTTTGCACTGGGCAATCACCAATTGCAGGGGTCGACCGAGTCCAGGGTGGCGGGTATCGCCATGCAGATGCACTTGAGCGACGACTGGGTGACACCCCACCTGCTCAACGAACCCTTCCTGGAAAAACCACCGCTCAGCCTGTGG is part of the Pseudomonas sp. ML2-2023-3 genome and harbors:
- a CDS encoding ATP-grasp domain-containing protein, with product MIWFLEGQSSQRDVIAGARAALPDDVRIYASHRQNRPEITGLADVAWSEPQDNQERIDWVIEQARAHQIKVVLAGRIGQVYEAHRAAFESAGLQLVTGALDLDTFERVDDKSAFTREALAAGLACIPAITVSTRAELQEAYAQLARDGQVCVKPTRGIYGQGFWRLADDVDPFRSFANADAHEVNAQVFAQAYGQSAAPKPLLVMPYMPGSECSVDMVCEAGEVVAHVARRKQGLMQTFEREGAAVGLAIKAARHFKCDGIVNVQTRDDAAGQPHLLEINLRYSGGIGYTREAGVNLPGIFAARRLGMPVPGSVWREDVQVKAITVVVPVRGNSLLG
- a CDS encoding carbohydrate porin, which encodes MFFSSRALLNTSLCSGLSLLALTPACVLADTTDNLMNRSTLTGDWGGERQKLMDKGVKLTGDYNSETFSNLHGGIKHGTRYSQQVRIGAQFDLSKLLGTADAGLVQITVNDRRGHSASEDLVGNRLPIQENAGGNYTRLSEFSYQRTLFSEDLTTKLGFMPMGNDFGGMPLLTSFVNAGFCAHPLTQSNGSGWTNYPTGHWGGELRYTVSPALTLQTAVFQVNPEYNSRSSEAFSMTTKGTTGAIMPLEAIFTHDAWLNGQYKVGWYYDTSNTRKIGSTQKANNRTGAYVLVDQAIWRDEQDPESVLRAFGQAARSNAATSPMSHWYSVGLVKQKPFASRPKDSIAFAYGRAVFNSRSRDVQEAAASSPEQADMIASLDSGEQLLELNYGAQVTPWLLLRPDLQYIIEPGAFYGASRSNALVAGLQVKATF